Within uncultured Methanoregula sp., the genomic segment TGATCCTGATGGGGATAGGAGCCATTATCGGCACCGGGGTTTTTGTGTTGTCCGGTGTTGCAGCAGGTCTCCACGCGGGAAATGCCCTCCCCCTCTCGTTTATCATAGCCGGTATCGTCTGCCTTTTTGCCGCTCTCTGTTATGCAGAATTTGCCTGCATGATTCCCGTAGCCGGGAGTGCCTACACGTACTGCTACACGGCTCTTGGGGAGATCTGGGCATGGATCATCGGCTGGGATCTTATTCTTGAATACGGGCTTGCAATATCGGCAGTAGCCATTGGCTGGTCCGGCTACTGTTCCGTTCTTCTCTCATCGGTCGGGATCCACCTTCCTCCCGCACTTTCGCACCCGTTCGGCGTTGAAGGGGGAATCGTTAATCTCCCGGCAATCATCATTGTCCTGTTCCTGACGGTTCTTTTAATCCACGGAACCAGGAAAAGTGCAAAGGCCAATGCAATCATTGTTGCCATCAAGATTTTTGTGATACTCCTCTTCATCGTGCTCGGCATTGGTGCAATCCAGCCGGGGAACTGGGAGCCTTTCATGCCCCCGGCCGGGTGGTTCGGGGTATTCTCGGGAGCCGCTATTGTATTCTTTGCATTCATCGGCTTCGATGCCGTGGTAACCGCTGCCGAAGAGACCGAGAACCCGCAGAAGAGCATGCCGATAGGGATCATCGGGTCCCTGATTGTTGCCATGATCCTCTACGTTATTGTAGGGATCGTGCTCACGGGTATTATCCCGTATTCAGAACTTACCGTTCCCGCAGCCCTGAATGCCCCGATTGCGTTTGCCCTTGAGCATATCGGCTATTCATGGGGCGCTGCGATCGTTTCAATCGGTGCCATCTGCGGCATGACCTCGGTACTGCTGGTGATGATCTTCGGACAGAGCCGGATCCTTTTTGCCATGTCCCGTGACGGGCTGGTACCGGCAATATTCTCGGTAGTCAACCCGGTGACCCGGACTCCTGCCAATGTCACGCTCTTCACCGGCCTTGTCACATCCGTAATCGCAGGATTTTTCCCTCTTACGATTGTTGCCGAGCTCGTGAACATCGGGACGCTTGTTGCATTCCTTATTGTTGCCCTCGGCGTAATTGTGCTCCGCTACCAGCAGCCCGGGCTTACCCGCCCGTTCCGGTGCCCGGCAGTACCGATCGTTCCCCTGCTCTGTATCGGGTTCTGTATCTTTCTCATATTCCACCTCAATACCCTCTCCCACCAGCTCTTTATCCTCTGGCTCTTCATCGGGCTCGTGGTGTACTTCCTATACGGGGTGAAGAACAGTACCAACCGGCAGAACGGGGGTATTGCACCGTGTGATCCCATTCCCTGCATAATCAACCCGGAGACTCCCCTGCCCGGCCTGCCGGAGGTCGGGATGCCACCTGATTACCACCCGGACCTGCCGGAATATTCTGCCCCGGAGCGATCCTGATCTTTTTGGTTTTTCCCCGGCAGGTTGCTAGTTTAGGAGAGGAATCCATCCCTCTATCGTCTGAATTTACCTGAACTCCCGT encodes:
- a CDS encoding amino acid permease, which translates into the protein MKIGEFFNHSMFRRKPVQDLHTEMNNRPTLKRVLKPFDLILMGIGAIIGTGVFVLSGVAAGLHAGNALPLSFIIAGIVCLFAALCYAEFACMIPVAGSAYTYCYTALGEIWAWIIGWDLILEYGLAISAVAIGWSGYCSVLLSSVGIHLPPALSHPFGVEGGIVNLPAIIIVLFLTVLLIHGTRKSAKANAIIVAIKIFVILLFIVLGIGAIQPGNWEPFMPPAGWFGVFSGAAIVFFAFIGFDAVVTAAEETENPQKSMPIGIIGSLIVAMILYVIVGIVLTGIIPYSELTVPAALNAPIAFALEHIGYSWGAAIVSIGAICGMTSVLLVMIFGQSRILFAMSRDGLVPAIFSVVNPVTRTPANVTLFTGLVTSVIAGFFPLTIVAELVNIGTLVAFLIVALGVIVLRYQQPGLTRPFRCPAVPIVPLLCIGFCIFLIFHLNTLSHQLFILWLFIGLVVYFLYGVKNSTNRQNGGIAPCDPIPCIINPETPLPGLPEVGMPPDYHPDLPEYSAPERS